A genomic window from Motacilla alba alba isolate MOTALB_02 chromosome 2, Motacilla_alba_V1.0_pri, whole genome shotgun sequence includes:
- the LOC119696974 gene encoding basic proline-rich protein-like, which produces MALADHADGDRAAAEPPPAAKPTAPPPFRVPRTAGEGDRRHRRSVHPGARPPLPPRHRSHAALSAMLARRPLTLRPPPPTLSRVRGSRCPPARAPHCGPAPPGAPGDRGSSGSDSFRRSPSAAAGGSRSRPTPPGEERAAGGTGPIPKPPRQSPPRFCPPAAPPPFPGTTTIAARPSLHCPESQVPGRGKPLTLPPAAGDHGRSGPVRSLGWASPPLPSLTFTTSPTGGESPRTPARAEFLKRDVGTYSRNTGGGSGAFQGHRLRGRPAGKAQHSAGSRGHRRRETEPERAGGCGSGERRRERGRRAASERAETRGEKKGPSPARFYRAGGWGGTRAAVTAAGRDPPPSPAAPAGARWPRQ; this is translated from the exons ATGGCCCTCGCTGACCATGCCGACGGGGACAG GGCGGCCGCCGAGCCCCCGCCGGCCGCGAAGCCGACGGCCCCGCCGCCCTTCCGCGTCCCGAGGACTGCGGGAGAAGGGGACCGGCGGCACCGCCGCAGCGTTCACCCCGGTGCCCGGCCTCCGCTCCCGCCCCGTCACCGCTCGCACGCAGCGCTGTCCGCCATGTTAGCGCGGCGGCCGTTGAccctccgcccgccgccgccgacACTCTCCCGGGTGCGGGGgtcccgctgcccgcccgctcGGGCCCCGCACTGCGGCCCCGCACCGCCCGGCGCGCCGGGGGACAGGGGGAGCTCCGGCTCTGACTCATTCCGCCGCTCTCCATCTGCCGCTGCCGGTGGCAGCCGGTCTCGCCCCACGCCGCCGGGCGAAGAAAGGGCAGCGGGAGGAACCGGCCCCATCCCCAAACCTCCCCGGCAGTCACCGCCACGGTTCTGCCCGCCGGCTGCCCCTCCGCCCTTTCCGGGCACCACGACCATCGCTGCCCgtccctccctgcactgccccgAGTCCCAGGTCCCGGGCAGAGGGAAGCCCCTAACGCTACCACCCGCCGCCGGTGACCACGGACGCTCCGGCCCGGTTCGGAGCTTGGGGTGGGCGTCGCCACCGCTTCCCTCCCTCACTTTCACCACCTCCCCCACGGGGGGCGAGAGCCCCAGGACTCCCGCTCGG GCGGAATTTTTAAAGAGGGATGTGGGAACCTACAGCAGAAATAcaggcggcggcagcggcgcctTCCAGGGCCATAGGCTGCgggggcggccggcggggaAAGCGCAGCACAGcgctgggagcagagggcacaggcGAAGAGAGACAGAGCCGGagcgggccgggggctgcggcaGCGGCGAGCGGAGACGGGAGCGCGGCCGACGAGCTGCGAGCGAGCGAGCGGAGACACGGGGCGAGAAGAAGGGGCCGTCGCCGGCGCGCTTTTATAGAGCGGGCGGCTGGGGCGGGACCCGGGCCGCCGTCACCGCAGCGGGGCGGGATCCGCCGCCTTCCCCTGCCGCGCCGGCCGGGGCGCGCTGGCCCAGGCAGTGA